The following nucleotide sequence is from Pedobacter sp. PACM 27299.
CGAATGCTGCACATTGATTTTTTGTAAGGGAAACATTGAAATGATTGAACCAGAAATCGGTGAGCAGTTCTCTTAGCTGGTTATTCGTATAAGCTGCTCTTAGTACCTTTTGATTGATGAACTGCCTTAATAATTCTTGTTCCGGTTTGTATCCTTTTTGTTCCATATAAGCACGGATCTGCGCCCGATACTCTGGTTTATCTGCTTTATTTACGGAATCTTTATTTATAAAACCATCCTGAATGGCTAGTCGTAATACGCGGTTTGCTCTTGGATATTTATTTTCGACCTCAGTATTACTCAGGCGGATATCGTCATACTTACTCAACAACAAATTCAATGAATCATCTGGTAAATCTCCATCAAGCTGTTGCTGAAACCAGCGTTCCAGCCCCATCTTCATGACGGCATCCACTTCTCCATCTTTTGCACCATAGGTAAATCTGCTCAATAAATGTGCTGCTGCCTGACGTTCGGTTAAGCCTGCCTGTCGATAAGGAAAAGCTGTTTTATACCGTTCTGACTGTCCATTTCTAAAGGAACTAAAAATTATAGTGAAGAATAGCAGCCCTATAAATGAGTAAATAACCTTTACCGGAGTTTTCATATTGTTGGTTTTTTGAGGTATACTACTTATGACCAGCAGAATAGAAAAAAGATTAATGCTTTTTTAAATATAACAAAAACCGACCCGAACATTTCCTCGTATCTGCCCATACAAAACTACTATCATGAAAAAAACATTCTTTACCGTAATTGCCCTAGTAGCTATGGCATTCACAACACAAGCTCAGAAAAATCCAATGGTTGGTGGCGCAGCGATGTATGCCAATAAAGACATTGTTGATAATGCTGTAAATTCCAAAGACCATACTACTCTTGTTGCAGCAGTAAAAGCTGCAGGGCTGGTAGAAACATTAAAATCAGCAGGGCCATTCACTGTATTTGCACCTACCAATGAAGCATTTGAAAAACTTCCAGCCGGAACGGTGGAAACACTTTTAAAACCAGAAAACAAAGCCATGTTAACTAAAATCCTGACTTACCATGTAGTTGCGGGAAAAATGACAGCTGCAGACATTGCAAAAGCCATTAAAGCTGGAAAAGGTAAAGCAGAGCTGACTACCGTTAGCGGTGGAAAATTATGGGCATGGATGGAAGGAAACAAATTGGTATTGAAAGATGAAAAAGGCGG
It contains:
- a CDS encoding fasciclin domain-containing protein — its product is MKKTFFTVIALVAMAFTTQAQKNPMVGGAAMYANKDIVDNAVNSKDHTTLVAAVKAAGLVETLKSAGPFTVFAPTNEAFEKLPAGTVETLLKPENKAMLTKILTYHVVAGKMTAADIAKAIKAGKGKAELTTVSGGKLWAWMEGNKLVLKDEKGGMSTVTIANVMQKNGVIHVIDTVLMPE